The Diaminobutyricimonas aerilata nucleotide sequence CGAGTCTCCTTACGTGCTCGTCTCGCAGCCCACTCTGTTCGACCGGACCCGAGCCCCCGAGGGTAGGCACACGCTGTGGGCCTATACGCACGTGCCGGCCGGATCGACCGTCGACCGGGAGGACGCGGTCACGGCGCAGATCGAGCGGTTCGCGCCCGGGTTCCGCGACCTGGTGCTCGCCACCTCGAGTCGCACCGCCGCCGATCTGGAACGCGAGAACCCGAACTACGTCGGCGGAGACATCGCCGCGGGCGACGTCTCGCTCGCGCAGCTGCTCGCCCGGCCGGTGGCCGCTTCCGACCCGTGGCGCACGCCGGTCGACGGTGTGTACCTGTGCTCCTCGTCGACGGCTCCGGGACCGGGCGTGCACGGGCTGGCCGGATGGCACGCCGCGCGCGCGGCCCTGCGACGCGAGTTCGGCGGATTGTAGAAGCACCGATCGGTCGCGCGCAAGCCCCTGCGCGTCATGTGGTGGGACCTTGGTCCCGTAGATACGATGTGAGCACCGTGAGGCGCGCCCGTCTCGCCTTCCGGTTCCTTTCCGCTCTCGGCCGTGCGTCGTCAGGAAGGTCGTCCCCGTGCCCCATCGCGTCAACCACCTCCTCGGGGGGCGGTACCGCATCCACACCCCGCTGGGGTCCGGTGGGATGGGCTCGGTGTACCAGGCGACGGACGAGAGCCTCGGGCGGGAGGTCGCCGTCAAGGTCTTCCGGCGCGAAGCCGCGACGGCCGAGGAGGTGCTGCGGCAGGAGCACGAGATCCGGCTGCTCGCCTCACTGAACCACCCGGGACTCGTCAGCGTCTTCGACGCGGGCACCCACATGTTCGACGACGAGGTGCGGCGCTACCTGGTCATGGAGCTCATCGAGGACTCCACGCTCGAATCGCGTCTCGTGGGGGAGCCGCTCGAACTGCACGAGGTGGCCGACCTCGGTTCGCAGATCGCCGAGGCGCTCGCCTACGTGCACGCGCACCAGATCGTGCACCGCGACGTGAAGCCCGCCAACATCCTCATCGCCGAGGGCGGCCAGGGGCTGCGTCGGGTCGCGAAACTCACCGACTTCGGCATCGCCCAGTTCGCCGGCGGCAACCGCATCACCTCGGCGGGCACGGTCATCGGCACGGCGAGCTACCTGAGCCCGGAGCAGACCTCCACCGGTCAGGTCAGCGGGGCGAGCGACGTGTACTCGCTCGGCCTCGTGCTGCTCGAGGCGCTCACGGGCGTGAAGTCCTTCCCCGGCACCGCGATCGAGTCCGTCGCCGCGCGTCTCGTCTCCGACCCCGACATCCCGGCCGACCTCCCGGCCGAGTGGCGTGTGCTGATCGGACGGATGACCGCGCGGAACCCCGAGGACCGCCCGAGCGCCGCCTCGGTCGCCAAGTCGCTGCGCGGCACCGCGGAACTGGACCTGAGTGCCGTCTCGCTCGACGCCACCCAGCCGCACCCGATCGTGCCGGAGGCGGATGCTCGACCCGCCGGCCGCGCGGACGACGAGGCGCCGCGCCGACCGCGTCGCGGCGCCCGGCGTTCCCTCGATGTGCGGATGCTCGCGGGCGTCGGGCTGCTCGCCCTGCTCGGCGCCGTCATCGGCGCCTCCTGGATCAGCGGCACCGTCGGCGGCGGCGCGGACGCCTCGACGGTGGTGCAGTACCCCGCCGTCTCCGGCGACCTCGCCACCCCGTTGCAGCGCCTGCAGGACGCGGTGGAGTTGCGATGAGGGCGTTCGCGCGCCGTGCCCTGACGGGCACAGCGGCGGCGCTCGTCATCGGGGCGCTGGCCGGATGCTCCGCGCCCACCGGTTCCGACGACCGGGGTCTCACCGTGCTGTCGCTGCAGGAACGCGTCTACACGGTGAGCACGCAGATCGCCGAGGGCGACACCGCGGAGGCGGCGGAATCCCTCGAGGACCTCGAGCAGCTCGTCGGGTTCTCCTCCGCCCGCGGCACGCTCAGTGCGGCGGAGGCGGACGAGATCCGCGCCGCGATCGACGACCTCCGGTCGGCTCTGGGCTGACGCCTCAGCGGGAGGCGAGCGCGTCGCTCCACACCTGCTCGACGCGCGGGTAGACGGCGCGGGCCGAGAACTCCGCGTCGAACGACGCGGCCCCGGCGGCGGCGATGCGCTCACGCGCGTGGTCGTCGAACAGCGCCGTGCGGAGCGCCTGCTCGAGCTGCTCGACGTCGCCGGGATCGACGAGCAGGCCGCGGCCCTCGTCGAGCACCGAGGCGATGCCGCCGACGCGGGTCGCGATGACGCAATTGCGGCGCGCGAGCGCCTCGAGGATGAACATCGGCATCGCCTCGTCGCGCGAGGGGAGCACCGCGACGCTCGAGGACTCGAGCAGGTGCATGAGGTGGGCGTGCTCCACGGACCCGAGGAACTCCGCGTCGGGGAGGTCCCGGTCGACGACGGCCTCGTCGGCGACCGGTCCCGCGATGAGCAGCCGCCATCCGCTGCCCGCGCCGACCGCACGCCAGGCGCGCACGAGCACGTCGACGCCCTTGCGGTGCGACACGCTGCCGCCGAAGACGACGGTCCGGCCCTTGGGCGCCTCGTCC carries:
- a CDS encoding glycosyltransferase family 4 protein produces the protein MNRPIAWHIGRRGEVAGGMTQVVNGYLAWSFDRFDVRVLVSRDGSHGPRALALFARAAARLATLGGRRTDVIVAHLSQGGSFLREGVLLRLARARGFATVAQLHGSSFRDFADRRPDLVRRVLSAASVVLTLSDESADVARRFVPADRVVLLPNAVPHGDEAPKGRTVVFGGSVSHRKGVDVLVRAWRAVGAGSGWRLLIAGPVADEAVVDRDLPDAEFLGSVEHAHLMHLLESSSVAVLPSRDEAMPMFILEALARRNCVIATRVGGIASVLDEGRGLLVDPGDVEQLEQALRTALFDDHARERIAAAGAASFDAEFSARAVYPRVEQVWSDALASR
- a CDS encoding serine/threonine-protein kinase — encoded protein: MPHRVNHLLGGRYRIHTPLGSGGMGSVYQATDESLGREVAVKVFRREAATAEEVLRQEHEIRLLASLNHPGLVSVFDAGTHMFDDEVRRYLVMELIEDSTLESRLVGEPLELHEVADLGSQIAEALAYVHAHQIVHRDVKPANILIAEGGQGLRRVAKLTDFGIAQFAGGNRITSAGTVIGTASYLSPEQTSTGQVSGASDVYSLGLVLLEALTGVKSFPGTAIESVAARLVSDPDIPADLPAEWRVLIGRMTARNPEDRPSAASVAKSLRGTAELDLSAVSLDATQPHPIVPEADARPAGRADDEAPRRPRRGARRSLDVRMLAGVGLLALLGAVIGASWISGTVGGGADASTVVQYPAVSGDLATPLQRLQDAVELR